The Prevotella melaninogenica ATCC 25845 genome includes a window with the following:
- a CDS encoding YiiX/YebB-like N1pC/P60 family cysteine hydrolase: MKKFKTIIMLLLVAIALYAQRTPRLTNDFKEGDLIFQVSQSRQSPFIQLATNSPWSHCGVIVEKEGKPYVLEASNVVKLTPLKKWIDRGKMGRYKRRRVLNKPVKIKYAKYLGKRYDLAFKFNNDKYYCSELIYDIYKDQFGIQLATPKPIKSYHIFGLGKLMKRRGMDPNQKVVAPCDLL; the protein is encoded by the coding sequence ATGAAAAAGTTTAAGACAATAATCATGTTACTATTGGTTGCTATTGCATTGTATGCGCAGCGAACTCCAAGATTGACGAATGATTTTAAGGAGGGAGACTTAATCTTTCAAGTATCGCAAAGTCGTCAGTCGCCTTTTATTCAATTAGCAACTAATTCTCCGTGGTCACATTGTGGTGTGATTGTAGAGAAGGAAGGAAAACCCTATGTGCTTGAAGCTTCTAATGTTGTCAAGCTCACTCCACTAAAAAAATGGATTGATAGGGGTAAGATGGGAAGGTATAAGAGAAGACGAGTACTGAACAAACCTGTCAAAATTAAGTACGCTAAATACCTTGGTAAGCGTTATGATTTAGCCTTTAAGTTTAATAATGATAAGTATTATTGTTCAGAACTTATATATGATATCTATAAGGATCAGTTTGGTATTCAACTTGCTACGCCCAAGCCTATCAAGTCTTATCATATCTTCGGACTTGGTAAACTAATGAAAAGACGTGGTATGGACCCAAATCAGAAAGTCGTTGCTCCTTGTGACTTGTTATAG
- a CDS encoding CHAP domain-containing protein, whose protein sequence is MKKILSIVIILISVLVIWSRNFSYNPEKTAVYVTNNALSKSHTCCAWFVMRAMQAGGCPIGIYPAYYYSKVLPKYGFKVIDTKNYKKGDIIVFPAIKNHIFGHIAIWNGEQWVSDFKQKSMFPASGYRFTKYKIFRYEKSL, encoded by the coding sequence ATGAAAAAGATTTTATCAATAGTAATAATTCTGATATCCGTTCTTGTTATTTGGAGTAGAAATTTTAGTTATAATCCAGAAAAGACAGCTGTATATGTCACAAATAATGCATTAAGTAAATCACATACTTGTTGTGCATGGTTTGTTATGCGGGCTATGCAAGCAGGAGGATGTCCAATAGGAATTTATCCAGCTTACTATTATTCTAAAGTATTACCGAAATATGGTTTTAAAGTAATAGATACTAAAAATTATAAGAAAGGTGATATAATAGTATTTCCTGCTATTAAAAACCATATCTTTGGGCATATAGCAATATGGAATGGTGAACAATGGGTTTCTGATTTCAAACAGAAATCAATGTTTCCTGCGTCTGGTTATAGATTTACGAAATATAAAATATTTAGATATGAGAAAAGCTTGTAA
- the nrdG gene encoding anaerobic ribonucleoside-triphosphate reductase activating protein, protein MLRYINTDIVFQEFPDEVTLAINISGCPCRCPGCHSQFLWVNRGDELTAEALSALIHGAKDTITCVGFMGGDGDPAAVDLLAKYVQECHHGLKVGWYTGRTAISPLIDQQHFDYIKVGPYLRHLGGLDSPRTNQRMYRRCTDGSFEDITSRFWKHQTGNNL, encoded by the coding sequence ATGCTTCGTTATATCAATACAGATATCGTCTTTCAGGAGTTTCCCGATGAGGTGACGCTTGCCATTAATATTTCGGGATGTCCGTGTCGCTGTCCGGGCTGTCATAGTCAGTTCTTGTGGGTAAATAGGGGAGATGAATTGACGGCTGAAGCACTGTCTGCGCTGATTCATGGTGCGAAAGACACCATTACCTGTGTGGGGTTTATGGGGGGCGATGGCGACCCAGCGGCTGTTGACCTGCTTGCGAAATATGTCCAAGAATGTCACCACGGTTTGAAGGTTGGTTGGTACACTGGGCGCACAGCAATCTCTCCGCTTATCGATCAACAGCATTTCGACTATATCAAAGTGGGACCCTACCTCCGCCATTTGGGTGGACTTGATTCCCCACGTACCAATCAACGAATGTACCGCCGCTGTACAGATGGAAGTTTTGAGGATATCACTTCTCGCTTTTGGAAACATCAGACAGGCAATAACCTATAA
- a CDS encoding DNA recombination protein RmuC, with the protein MAIIYLLLGIIIGASIMLLWMKNKSTQEQKNAGEQLAVLRSQLETERKNVDERIAVVKENALQQLEAERKHGEQLRDELQKQAEAKNRLLQEEVRNMAAQMLDESREKMNTADKERLDALLSPLKERLEAFNQTVTNNSKENTANKTEIKTTFEEAMKRLHAEQELTIKAMREDQERAVKELREQTERIGNDAASLTQALKGDSKMQGDWGEMILDKTLEDCGLIQGQQYFLQENYKDKDGNNFRPDAVIVFPNEERAVIDAKVSLTAYQAAIREEDATERERYLKEHVSSIKKHVDELSAKNYEKLVPGCIGFVLMFVPYESGYSAALKTDPSILQYAYRKHIIILSPSNLLMALQLTHTMWQNFRMTKNVEEILHQSNELFDKFVTFAETFVKLGVDIDRLQQDFNRAKGQLNEGKGNIVRRLEGLKTLGISPKKQIPESL; encoded by the coding sequence ATGGCAATAATTTATCTACTTCTCGGCATCATCATCGGTGCAAGCATCATGCTCCTCTGGATGAAGAACAAATCAACACAGGAACAGAAGAATGCTGGTGAGCAATTAGCTGTCCTCCGTAGTCAACTTGAAACAGAACGAAAGAATGTTGACGAACGTATTGCGGTGGTGAAAGAGAATGCTTTGCAGCAGCTTGAGGCAGAGCGAAAGCATGGCGAACAGCTACGCGACGAACTCCAGAAGCAGGCTGAAGCGAAGAACCGACTCCTGCAGGAGGAGGTGCGCAATATGGCTGCTCAAATGTTGGATGAGAGTCGGGAGAAGATGAATACGGCTGATAAAGAACGTTTGGACGCTCTCCTCTCACCACTAAAAGAGCGTTTAGAGGCTTTTAATCAGACTGTTACAAACAACAGTAAGGAGAATACAGCCAACAAAACAGAGATTAAAACGACCTTCGAGGAGGCGATGAAACGTCTTCATGCGGAGCAGGAACTGACCATCAAGGCGATGCGTGAGGATCAAGAACGGGCGGTGAAGGAACTGCGTGAACAGACGGAACGTATTGGTAATGATGCTGCTTCGCTTACACAAGCCCTTAAAGGCGACTCTAAGATGCAGGGCGATTGGGGTGAGATGATTCTCGATAAGACGTTGGAAGACTGCGGTCTTATTCAGGGGCAACAGTATTTTCTGCAAGAGAACTACAAAGACAAGGACGGTAATAACTTCCGACCAGATGCCGTGATAGTCTTCCCGAACGAAGAACGTGCCGTGATAGATGCTAAGGTTTCACTGACGGCTTATCAGGCAGCAATCAGAGAAGAAGATGCAACGGAGCGTGAACGCTATTTGAAGGAACATGTTTCCTCTATCAAGAAGCATGTCGACGAATTGTCGGCTAAGAATTACGAGAAACTTGTACCGGGCTGTATTGGCTTTGTACTGATGTTCGTTCCTTACGAAAGTGGCTATTCTGCTGCTTTGAAGACCGACCCATCTATCTTGCAATACGCTTATCGTAAGCATATTATCATACTGAGTCCAAGCAATCTTCTCATGGCTTTGCAGTTGACACATACGATGTGGCAGAACTTCCGTATGACAAAGAATGTAGAGGAAATCCTCCACCAATCAAACGAACTCTTCGATAAGTTCGTCACCTTTGCAGAGACTTTCGTGAAGTTAGGTGTCGACATCGACCGCCTACAGCAAGACTTCAACAGGGCGAAGGGTCAACTAAACGAGGGTAAGGGTAACATCGTTCGCCGATTAGAAGGATTAAAAACATTAGGTATCAGTCCGAAGAAACAGATTCCAGAGAGCCTGTAA
- a CDS encoding substrate-binding domain-containing protein translates to MAEKIRIKDIAERAGVSVGTVDRVLHKRPNVSESALKRVEKVLKEMNYQPNVYASALAYNKSYTFYCLIPKHSSEAYWEEIEIGAMKAVEARRDFYIDLEIMYYSRLDPHSFIETYQKCLRQNPDGVILVPTTLEVTRQFTDELHDRNIPFILLDSYMPSLQPLSFYGQDSIQSGRFAARMLMLIAQKEESIMLMKQTKDGKMASRQQENREVGFRHYMEENFPNIKILEVNLPLDEERKRYDHILEKFFSEHPEVHHCITLNSKAHIVGKFLLKTHRHNVQIMGYDVVHKNADCLREGSISFLIAQHAYQQGYFSVDSLFRAIVLKKKVEPVNYMPIDLLMRENIDFYHRSWG, encoded by the coding sequence ATGGCAGAAAAGATAAGAATCAAAGACATTGCAGAACGTGCAGGTGTAAGTGTTGGAACAGTTGATAGAGTATTGCATAAACGCCCGAATGTATCGGAATCCGCACTGAAACGAGTGGAAAAGGTGCTGAAGGAGATGAATTATCAGCCGAATGTCTACGCAAGTGCATTGGCTTATAACAAGAGTTACACGTTCTATTGTTTGATTCCAAAGCACAGCAGTGAGGCTTACTGGGAAGAGATTGAGATTGGTGCCATGAAGGCGGTAGAGGCACGTAGAGACTTTTATATCGACTTGGAAATCATGTATTACAGTCGATTGGACCCTCACTCTTTTATCGAGACCTACCAGAAATGCCTTAGGCAGAATCCGGATGGCGTTATCCTTGTCCCTACGACATTAGAGGTGACACGCCAGTTCACTGATGAACTGCACGATCGCAACATCCCTTTCATTCTGCTCGACTCTTATATGCCATCGCTGCAACCGCTGTCATTCTACGGACAGGACTCTATCCAGAGTGGTCGTTTTGCTGCTCGAATGCTGATGCTCATTGCTCAAAAGGAGGAAAGCATCATGCTTATGAAGCAGACGAAGGACGGAAAGATGGCAAGTCGTCAGCAAGAGAATCGCGAGGTGGGCTTCCGTCATTATATGGAAGAGAACTTCCCTAATATTAAGATCTTGGAGGTAAACCTCCCATTAGACGAGGAGCGAAAGCGTTATGATCATATCTTAGAAAAGTTCTTCAGCGAGCATCCAGAAGTACACCATTGTATTACACTGAACTCAAAGGCGCATATCGTGGGTAAATTCCTGCTGAAGACGCATCGCCATAACGTTCAGATTATGGGCTATGACGTGGTGCATAAGAATGCTGACTGCCTGCGAGAGGGTAGCATATCGTTCCTCATCGCACAGCATGCCTACCAACAAGGCTACTTCAGTGTTGACTCCCTCTTCCGTGCTATCGTGCTGAAAAAGAAGGTTGAACCAGTCAACTACATGCCTATCGACTTGCTTATGCGAGAGAATATAGACTTCTATCATAGGTCGTGGGGGTAA
- a CDS encoding Na+/H+ antiporter NhaC family protein, protein MTENKKGLLALSPLLVFIVLYLVTSIISGDFYKVPITVAFMASSIFAIAISGGYPLAKRIEIYSKGASTDNMMMMLWIFVLAGAFANSAKDMGSIDATVNLTLSVLPDNMLLPGLFLAACFISMSIGTSVGTIVALTPIAAGIATSTGSSLPFVVAIVVGGSFFGDNLSFISDTTVVATRTQECKMADKFRVNFFIVAPAAVLILLVYIFLGRDIHTTGQVANVDIYRVIPYMAVLVCALFGMNVMAVLTIGIVLTGAIGIIDGSYDVYGWFGSMGAGIKGMGELIIITMMAGGMLEIIRENGGIDYLIKMITRHVNSKRGAELTIAFLVSLVDICTANNTVAILTVGGIAKQIGDRYGVDKRKAASILDTFSCCAQGLIPYGAQILMAAGLAKINPVSIVPFLYYPMLLGITAFLSILFHYPRRYS, encoded by the coding sequence ATGACAGAAAACAAAAAAGGACTCCTCGCGTTGAGTCCGTTACTTGTGTTCATCGTACTATATCTGGTCACTTCAATCATATCGGGTGACTTCTATAAGGTACCGATTACCGTGGCTTTCATGGCTTCGAGTATCTTTGCTATTGCCATATCAGGAGGCTATCCACTCGCAAAACGAATTGAGATATACAGCAAGGGAGCCAGCACAGACAACATGATGATGATGCTGTGGATATTCGTACTTGCTGGAGCATTCGCCAACTCGGCTAAGGACATGGGCAGTATTGACGCTACGGTCAACCTAACCCTCTCTGTCCTACCAGATAACATGCTGCTGCCAGGACTCTTCCTCGCTGCTTGCTTCATCTCTATGAGTATCGGAACGAGCGTTGGAACTATCGTTGCACTCACCCCTATCGCAGCAGGTATTGCCACTTCTACGGGGAGTTCGCTTCCTTTTGTCGTTGCAATCGTCGTCGGTGGTTCGTTCTTTGGCGACAATCTTTCGTTCATTAGCGATACAACTGTTGTGGCAACAAGAACACAGGAGTGTAAGATGGCAGATAAGTTTAGAGTAAACTTCTTCATCGTTGCCCCTGCAGCAGTCTTGATTCTGCTTGTTTATATCTTCTTGGGAAGAGACATACATACGACAGGACAAGTCGCTAACGTTGACATCTACAGGGTCATACCTTACATGGCAGTACTGGTTTGTGCACTCTTTGGTATGAATGTGATGGCCGTATTGACCATTGGAATTGTCCTCACAGGTGCTATCGGTATCATTGATGGCAGCTACGACGTCTATGGTTGGTTTGGAAGTATGGGCGCAGGAATCAAAGGAATGGGCGAACTGATTATCATCACGATGATGGCAGGTGGTATGTTAGAGATTATCCGTGAGAATGGTGGTATCGACTATCTCATCAAGATGATCACCCGACACGTCAACAGTAAGCGCGGAGCAGAGCTAACAATAGCTTTCCTCGTAAGTTTGGTGGATATCTGTACAGCCAATAATACGGTAGCAATCCTTACCGTGGGCGGTATTGCGAAGCAGATAGGCGACCGCTATGGCGTAGATAAACGTAAGGCAGCCAGCATCCTCGACACCTTCTCATGCTGTGCGCAGGGTTTGATTCCTTACGGTGCACAGATATTAATGGCAGCAGGTTTGGCAAAGATAAACCCTGTGAGCATTGTCCCATTCTTGTATTATCCAATGTTATTGGGCATCACAGCCTTCCTTTCTATTCTCTTCCATTATCCCCGTCGTTATTCATAA